The Microlunatus antarcticus genome window below encodes:
- a CDS encoding MarR family winged helix-turn-helix transcriptional regulator, giving the protein MSDAIGLGSTESQALSVLALHDGRGQSQLARDLQLTSSASTALVDRLERQGVAERTRHPHDRRRTVVRLTERGRQIATESQQCLEHALRLLDPERLAGFADGLAVVADDLDAVATGVVTGEVDPVPTRALLAG; this is encoded by the coding sequence GTGTCCGACGCGATCGGGCTCGGGAGCACCGAGAGCCAGGCGCTCTCGGTCCTCGCGCTGCACGACGGGCGCGGCCAGTCCCAGCTCGCCCGCGACCTGCAGCTCACGAGCAGCGCGTCGACCGCCCTCGTCGACCGGCTGGAGCGCCAGGGCGTCGCCGAACGGACCCGCCACCCGCACGACCGCCGTCGTACGGTCGTCCGGCTCACCGAGCGGGGACGGCAGATCGCGACCGAGAGCCAGCAGTGCCTCGAGCACGCGCTCCGGCTCCTCGACCCCGAGCGGCTCGCGGGGTTCGCGGACGGGCTGGCGGTCGTCGCCGACGACCTGGACGCCGTCGCGACCGGGGTCGTCACCGGAGAGGTCGACCCCGTGCCCACCCGGGCGCTGCTCGCCGGCTGA
- a CDS encoding TerC family protein, whose amino-acid sequence MDVHGYAWAATIAIMVAILGFDIFVIGRRPHEPSMKEAGTAIGVFVALAVVFGLGVWGVSGPRYAGEFFAGWLTEYSLSIDNLFIFIIIMTKLKVPRELQQFALLVGIVLALVFRGIFIAVGAAAIDRFSWVFFLFGAFLLYTAIRLVLDYRNHDDDEEAPDNPLIRFVRRRFPSTDDFDGPHLTVKRDGKRLITPMLIVIVALGSTDLLFALDSIPAIYGLTQEPYLVFTANVFALMGLRQLYFLLGGLLRKLVYLSIGLSVILAFIGFKLIFHAMHEYHLDERLGIPFSLEIPIWLSLVVIIGTLTVTAVASLVKSRWDDDHAEPTAPAR is encoded by the coding sequence ATGGACGTCCACGGTTACGCCTGGGCCGCCACGATCGCGATCATGGTCGCGATCCTCGGCTTCGACATCTTCGTCATCGGACGGCGGCCCCACGAGCCGTCGATGAAAGAGGCCGGCACCGCGATCGGCGTCTTCGTCGCTCTGGCCGTCGTCTTCGGCCTCGGGGTCTGGGGCGTGTCCGGCCCGCGCTACGCGGGTGAGTTCTTCGCCGGCTGGCTGACCGAGTACAGCCTGTCGATCGACAACCTCTTCATCTTCATCATCATCATGACCAAGCTGAAGGTCCCCCGGGAGCTGCAGCAGTTCGCGCTCCTCGTCGGCATCGTGCTGGCCCTCGTGTTCCGCGGCATCTTCATCGCCGTCGGCGCCGCGGCCATCGACCGCTTCAGCTGGGTCTTCTTCCTCTTCGGCGCCTTCCTGCTCTACACCGCGATCCGCCTGGTCCTCGACTACCGCAACCACGACGACGACGAGGAGGCCCCGGACAACCCGCTCATCCGCTTCGTCCGGCGCCGCTTCCCCTCGACCGACGACTTCGACGGCCCGCACCTCACGGTCAAGCGCGACGGCAAGCGCCTGATCACCCCGATGCTCATCGTCATCGTCGCGCTGGGCAGCACCGACCTGCTCTTCGCGCTCGACTCGATCCCCGCGATCTACGGCCTCACGCAGGAGCCGTACCTGGTCTTCACGGCGAACGTCTTCGCCCTGATGGGTCTGCGTCAGCTGTACTTCCTGCTGGGCGGCCTGCTGCGCAAGCTGGTCTACCTGTCGATCGGGCTCTCGGTCATCCTGGCCTTCATCGGCTTCAAGCTGATCTTCCACGCGATGCACGAGTACCACCTCGACGAGCGGCTCGGCATCCCCTTCAGCCTCGAGATCCCCATCTGGCTGTCGCTCGTGGTCATCATCGGCACGCTGACCGTCACCGCGGTCGCCAGCCTGGTGAAGTCCCGCTGGGACGACGACCACGCGGAGCCGACCGCTCCCGCTCGCTGA
- a CDS encoding MarR family winged helix-turn-helix transcriptional regulator, with protein sequence MDEAVLNLRRLILAGEHYRQVVAEAIGLGTTESQALSFLAVHGSSGQSEMARNLGLTSSALTALVDRLERQGVAERVRHPRDRRRTIVQVTERGEAITTESHRWLAATLDRIDPAELDMVSASLAVIANDLSTRTSGEAEVLGDATRALPV encoded by the coding sequence ATGGACGAGGCCGTCCTTAACCTGCGCAGGCTGATCCTGGCCGGCGAGCACTACCGCCAGGTGGTGGCCGAGGCGATCGGCCTCGGGACGACGGAGAGCCAGGCGCTGTCGTTCCTCGCCGTGCACGGCAGCAGCGGCCAGTCCGAGATGGCCCGCAACCTGGGGCTCACGAGCAGCGCGCTCACGGCGCTCGTCGACCGGCTCGAACGGCAGGGCGTGGCCGAACGCGTCCGGCACCCGCGCGACCGGCGCCGCACGATCGTCCAGGTCACCGAGCGGGGCGAGGCCATCACGACCGAGAGCCACCGCTGGCTGGCCGCGACCCTCGACCGCATCGACCCGGCCGAGCTGGACATGGTGTCCGCCTCGCTCGCCGTCATCGCGAACGACCTCTCCACCCGGACCTCGGGCGAGGCCGAGGTGCTGGGTGACGCGACCCGGGCCCTGCCGGTCTGA
- a CDS encoding zinc-ribbon domain-containing protein, producing the protein MECPRCHAQIPGTAHFCPECGSDRRTGDTARRRSFAAKPDEPVASFALVSSIMPRGSGQRPQTYRIALTFALVVALVAAIFGAMPIAVLVAAFAVPIVYIVYMYDVNLWEDEPLPVTGLAFGLTGALALVWTILWTWLRGPVPFATPSFDGTGNGAPTLGTFLLVAVLVPVVGEAIRQVGPVLLASRPQFDDLMDGLTFGVISGVAYATFDTLVRHWALLTGGLQDADPGLWVSLIFLEGFVKPLLMGTATGLACAEFSGLGRGYDGLTPRYLRAVVLAVVANIAYQAGTYLFSFVGSATLGVLLSILWGLFILAILILRLRVVLHTGLMEAALEHHARGAGVGPDGELVHCAQCEMPLQPGAAFCAACGTALAATTNAPRPKVAATAATSGPTPGPTPGEETVALPRTSHDGEEQA; encoded by the coding sequence ATGGAATGCCCCCGCTGCCACGCGCAGATCCCGGGCACCGCCCACTTCTGCCCGGAGTGCGGCTCCGACCGCCGGACCGGTGACACGGCCCGCCGACGGTCGTTCGCCGCGAAGCCCGACGAGCCGGTGGCCTCGTTCGCGCTCGTCTCGTCGATCATGCCGCGCGGCTCGGGGCAGCGACCGCAGACGTACCGGATCGCGCTGACGTTCGCCCTCGTCGTCGCGCTCGTGGCGGCGATCTTCGGGGCGATGCCGATCGCCGTGCTCGTCGCGGCCTTCGCCGTCCCGATCGTCTACATCGTCTACATGTACGACGTGAACCTCTGGGAGGACGAACCGCTCCCGGTCACCGGCCTCGCCTTCGGCCTCACCGGGGCGCTGGCCCTGGTCTGGACGATCCTGTGGACCTGGCTGCGCGGGCCGGTCCCGTTCGCCACGCCGTCCTTCGACGGCACCGGCAACGGCGCCCCCACGCTGGGGACGTTCCTGCTGGTCGCCGTGCTGGTGCCCGTGGTCGGCGAGGCGATCCGCCAGGTCGGTCCCGTCCTCCTGGCCAGCCGCCCGCAGTTCGACGACCTCATGGACGGTCTGACCTTCGGGGTCATCAGCGGCGTCGCGTACGCCACCTTCGACACCCTCGTGCGGCACTGGGCGCTGCTGACCGGTGGCCTGCAGGACGCCGACCCAGGTCTGTGGGTCTCGCTGATCTTCCTCGAGGGCTTCGTCAAGCCGCTCCTGATGGGGACCGCGACCGGGCTCGCCTGCGCCGAGTTCTCCGGCCTGGGCCGCGGCTACGACGGCCTCACGCCGCGCTACCTCCGAGCGGTCGTGCTCGCGGTCGTCGCGAACATCGCCTACCAGGCGGGCACGTACCTCTTCTCCTTCGTCGGCAGCGCCACCCTCGGGGTGCTGCTGAGCATCCTGTGGGGTCTGTTCATCCTGGCCATCCTGATCCTGCGGCTGCGGGTCGTCCTCCACACGGGCCTGATGGAGGCCGCCCTCGAGCACCACGCCCGGGGGGCCGGCGTCGGACCCGACGGCGAGCTCGTCCACTGCGCGCAGTGCGAGATGCCGCTGCAGCCCGGGGCCGCGTTCTGCGCCGCCTGCGGCACGGCCCTCGCGGCCACCACGAACGCCCCCCGGCCGAAGGTCGCGGCCACCGCCGCGACGTCCGGCCCGACCCCCGGCCCGACGCCGGGCGAGGAGACCGTGGCCCTGCCGCGAACCAGCCACGACGGGGAGGAGCAGGCATGA
- the coaE gene encoding dephospho-CoA kinase: protein MTAARARRIGLTGGIASGKSTVATLLEERGALVVDADVLAREVVEPGTPGLAAVVDRFGPTVLTPDGRLDRAALGRLVFSGDAAGSARRDLEAVVHPAVRARAAELEAGAQPGQAVVHVIPLLVETGQADAFDLVVVVDVPEDVQRARLLARGGLAEAEADARIAAQATRAARLAAADVVLDNAGDRDDLVRHVEELWARIGPR, encoded by the coding sequence ATGACGGCGGCCCGCGCGCGACGCATCGGACTCACCGGCGGGATCGCGTCCGGCAAGAGCACCGTGGCGACCCTCCTCGAGGAACGGGGCGCGCTGGTCGTCGACGCCGACGTGCTGGCCCGCGAGGTCGTGGAGCCCGGGACGCCGGGGCTCGCGGCCGTCGTCGACCGGTTCGGGCCCACCGTCCTCACCCCTGACGGCCGGCTGGACCGCGCCGCACTCGGGCGGCTCGTGTTCTCCGGCGACGCGGCGGGGTCGGCCCGTCGCGACCTCGAGGCCGTGGTCCACCCCGCCGTCCGGGCCCGCGCGGCCGAGCTCGAAGCCGGCGCGCAGCCCGGCCAGGCCGTCGTCCACGTCATCCCGTTGCTGGTCGAGACGGGTCAGGCCGACGCCTTCGACCTGGTGGTGGTCGTCGACGTGCCGGAGGACGTGCAGCGGGCACGGCTGCTGGCCCGCGGCGGTCTCGCCGAGGCGGAGGCCGACGCGCGGATCGCCGCGCAGGCCACCCGGGCCGCACGCCTGGCGGCGGCGGACGTGGTGCTGGACAACGCCGGCGACCGCGACGACCTCGTCCGACACGTCGAGGAGCTCTGGGCCCGAATAGGCCCGCGCTGA
- the rpsA gene encoding 30S ribosomal protein S1, whose product MTSSLEAPPQVAINDFESDEAFLAAIDATIKYFNDGDIVSGIVVKVDRDEVLLDIGYKTEGVIPSKELSIKHDVDPFDVVSVGDEVEALVQQKEDKEGRLILSKKRAQYERAWGTIEKIKEEDGVVTGSVIEVVKGGLIIDIGLRGFLPASLVEMRRVRDLQPYVGMELEAKIIELDKNRNNVVLSRRAWLEQTQSEVRQNFLTQLQKGQIRKGVVSSIVNFGAFVDLGGVDGLVHVSELSWKHIDHPSEVVEVGQEVTVEVLDVDMDRERVSLSLKATKEDPWQAFARTHQIGQIVPGKVTKLVPFGAFVRVEEGIEGLVHVSELAERHVEIPEQVVQVNDSVLVKIIDIDLERRRISLSLKQANEGVDINSEEFDPTLYGMTASYDAEGNYLYPEGFDSETGEWLEGYDEQRAAWEAQYAEAHARFEAHKKQVVEAEEGASAAAAPSTYSSSTSTSAATSEEDGTAAPSAPAAPEGSLASDEALQALREKLTGNA is encoded by the coding sequence ATGACGTCCTCTCTCGAGGCTCCTCCCCAGGTCGCGATCAACGACTTCGAGTCGGACGAGGCCTTCCTCGCCGCCATCGACGCGACCATCAAGTACTTCAACGACGGTGACATCGTCAGCGGCATCGTCGTCAAGGTCGACCGGGACGAGGTCCTGCTCGACATCGGTTACAAGACCGAAGGGGTCATCCCCTCCAAAGAGCTCTCCATCAAGCACGACGTGGACCCGTTCGACGTGGTCTCCGTCGGCGACGAGGTCGAGGCCCTCGTCCAGCAGAAGGAGGACAAGGAGGGTCGTCTGATCCTGTCCAAGAAGCGGGCTCAGTACGAGCGCGCCTGGGGCACGATCGAGAAGATCAAGGAAGAGGACGGCGTCGTCACCGGCTCCGTCATCGAGGTCGTCAAGGGTGGCCTCATCATCGACATCGGCCTGCGCGGCTTCCTGCCCGCGTCCTTGGTCGAGATGCGCCGCGTCCGCGACCTGCAGCCGTACGTCGGCATGGAGCTCGAGGCCAAGATCATCGAGCTGGACAAGAACCGCAACAACGTGGTCCTGTCCCGCCGCGCGTGGCTCGAGCAGACGCAGTCCGAGGTGCGCCAGAACTTCCTCACGCAGCTGCAGAAGGGCCAGATCCGCAAGGGTGTCGTGTCCTCGATCGTCAACTTCGGTGCCTTCGTGGACCTCGGTGGCGTCGACGGCCTCGTGCACGTGTCGGAGCTGTCCTGGAAGCACATCGACCACCCGTCCGAGGTCGTCGAGGTCGGCCAGGAGGTCACCGTCGAGGTCCTCGACGTCGACATGGACCGCGAGCGCGTCTCCCTGTCGCTGAAGGCGACCAAGGAAGACCCGTGGCAGGCGTTCGCCCGCACCCACCAGATCGGTCAGATCGTGCCGGGCAAGGTCACCAAGCTGGTGCCCTTCGGTGCGTTCGTCCGGGTGGAGGAGGGCATCGAGGGCCTGGTCCACGTGTCCGAGCTCGCCGAGCGTCACGTCGAGATCCCCGAGCAGGTCGTGCAGGTCAACGACAGCGTGCTCGTCAAGATCATCGACATCGACCTCGAGCGTCGTCGCATCTCGCTGTCGCTCAAGCAGGCCAACGAGGGCGTCGACATCAACTCCGAGGAGTTCGACCCGACGCTCTACGGCATGACGGCGTCGTACGACGCCGAGGGCAACTACCTGTACCCGGAGGGCTTCGACTCCGAGACGGGCGAGTGGCTCGAGGGCTACGACGAGCAGCGCGCGGCCTGGGAGGCCCAGTACGCCGAGGCTCACGCCCGCTTCGAGGCGCACAAGAAGCAGGTCGTGGAGGCCGAGGAGGGCGCCAGCGCCGCTGCGGCCCCGTCGACCTACTCGTCCTCGACGAGCACCTCGGCCGCGACCAGCGAGGAGGACGGCACCGCCGCTCCTTCCGCGCCGGCCGCACCGGAGGGTTCGCTGGCTTCGGACGAGGCGCTCCAGGCGCTCCGCGAGAAGCTGACCGGGAACGCCTGA
- a CDS encoding glycosyl hydrolase family 8 — protein MLLLLAATGLTGCGAGAPGSAAPGPGLTDPSAAFLSTYVDPDGRVVRRDQAGDTVSEGQAYAMLVAVGSGDGDTFRKVWGWTREHLLRPDGTLSWQWADGSVVDASSAADADLDAARALVLAGRTFGDLDLLADGLKLGQAVLDVETVPTSAGRVLTAGSWATGEPWAFNPSYASPAAYAVLGDASGDSRWAELAAGSRAVNARLLEQVDLPPDWAQVHADGHVDPMPGAAGHGGQGVRYGYDATRFPLRYAESCTPEDRSLAARLVPALEQSPGSAAERDLGGRPLTSDRSVVGLEGEAAALAAAGDVAGARDRMAQAVTLQQQTPTYYGGAWAALGPAFLTSTVLGGCAPLPAA, from the coding sequence GTGCTCCTGCTGCTGGCGGCGACCGGGCTGACGGGGTGCGGTGCGGGCGCGCCCGGTTCTGCGGCACCCGGCCCGGGGCTCACGGACCCGTCGGCCGCGTTCCTGAGCACCTACGTCGACCCCGACGGCCGCGTCGTCCGACGTGACCAGGCGGGCGACACGGTCAGCGAGGGGCAGGCGTACGCGATGCTCGTCGCCGTCGGTTCCGGGGACGGGGACACGTTCCGGAAGGTGTGGGGCTGGACGCGGGAGCACCTCCTCCGCCCCGACGGCACGCTGAGCTGGCAGTGGGCCGACGGCAGCGTGGTCGACGCGTCGTCGGCCGCGGACGCCGACCTCGACGCCGCACGGGCGCTCGTCCTGGCGGGGCGGACCTTCGGCGACCTGGACCTGCTCGCTGATGGGCTGAAGCTCGGCCAGGCGGTCCTCGACGTGGAGACCGTCCCGACCTCGGCGGGGCGCGTGCTGACCGCCGGCAGCTGGGCCACCGGCGAGCCGTGGGCCTTCAACCCGAGCTACGCCTCGCCCGCGGCGTACGCCGTGCTCGGCGACGCGTCGGGCGACTCCCGGTGGGCCGAGCTGGCGGCCGGGAGCCGGGCCGTGAACGCCCGGCTGCTGGAGCAGGTCGACCTGCCGCCGGACTGGGCCCAGGTCCACGCCGACGGTCACGTCGACCCGATGCCGGGAGCGGCCGGCCACGGCGGGCAGGGCGTCCGCTACGGCTACGACGCGACCCGCTTCCCGCTGCGGTACGCCGAGTCCTGCACGCCGGAGGACCGGTCCCTGGCCGCCCGGCTGGTCCCCGCGCTGGAGCAGAGCCCCGGCTCGGCCGCGGAACGCGACCTGGGTGGCCGGCCGCTCACGTCGGACCGGTCGGTGGTCGGCCTCGAGGGTGAGGCCGCCGCGCTGGCCGCGGCCGGCGACGTCGCGGGGGCACGGGACCGGATGGCGCAGGCCGTGACCCTGCAGCAGCAGACCCCCACCTACTACGGCGGAGCCTGGGCCGCGCTCGGCCCGGCGTTCCTCACCAGCACCGTCCTCGGCGGCTGCGCCCCCCTCCCCGCGGCCTGA
- the lon gene encoding endopeptidase La yields the protein MTTTRLPILFLNDLVVLPGMVVPVELDDATKAAIDAARAHSDDTLLVAPRLDDRYASYGVVASIVQLGRLQNGDPAAVLKADRRVKIGSGVSGPGTALWIEAEELDAVFETDEIRALAEEYKHLLVATLQRRDAWQVIDTVNKVTDPAALSDLAGYASWLTDEQKRELLETPYVADRLRVLVEWVKSHIAETEVNDKISEDVREGMEKSQREFLLRQQLNAIRKELGEDEPEGADDYRGRVEAADLPDDVRKAALREVGKLERASDQSPESGWIRTWLDTVLDLPWAVKTTDSTDIGAAREVLDADHHGLEDVKDRIVEYLAVRARRAERGLELVGGRGSGAVMVLAGPPGVGKTSLGESVARSLGRKFVRVALGGVRDEAEIRGHRRTYVGALPGRIVRAISEAGSMNPVVLLDEIDKVGSDYRGDPSAALLEVLDPAQNHTFRDHYLEVDLDLSDVLFLATANVIENIPQPLLDRMELVTLDGYTGEDKVAIARDFLLPRQLERAALTTDEVQVDDEALREIAADYTHEPGVRQLERLLAKAMRKATTRLAKPGEQAKEGPLTITKSNLREFLGRPRFTPEAHERTSVPGVATGLAVTGLGGDTLFIEASVLPASEGSAKGGGGLTLTGQLGDVMKESAHIALSYVRAHAEQLGITDPSVLDRPIHVHVPAGAVPKDGPSAGVTMVTALTSMATGRPVRGEVGMTGEVTLNGRVLPIGGLKQKLLAAQRAGLTTVFVPQRNAPDLDEVPTEVTDAVEVVLTTDVATLVAAALEPAVAAATAVAA from the coding sequence ATGACGACCACACGACTCCCCATCCTCTTCCTGAACGACCTGGTCGTGCTCCCCGGCATGGTCGTGCCGGTCGAGCTCGACGACGCCACGAAGGCCGCGATCGACGCGGCCCGTGCGCACAGCGACGACACCCTGCTCGTCGCCCCCCGCCTCGACGACCGCTACGCCTCGTACGGCGTGGTCGCCTCGATCGTCCAGCTCGGCCGCCTGCAGAACGGCGACCCGGCGGCGGTCCTCAAGGCCGACCGCCGCGTGAAGATCGGCTCCGGCGTCTCCGGGCCCGGCACCGCGCTGTGGATCGAGGCCGAGGAGCTCGACGCGGTCTTCGAGACCGACGAGATCCGCGCGCTCGCCGAGGAGTACAAGCACCTGCTCGTCGCCACGCTCCAGCGGCGCGACGCCTGGCAGGTCATCGACACCGTGAACAAGGTGACCGACCCGGCCGCGCTGTCCGACCTGGCCGGCTACGCCTCCTGGCTGACCGACGAGCAGAAGCGCGAGCTGCTCGAGACCCCGTACGTGGCCGACCGGCTGCGGGTGCTCGTCGAGTGGGTCAAGTCCCACATCGCCGAGACCGAGGTCAACGACAAGATCTCCGAAGACGTCCGCGAGGGCATGGAGAAGAGCCAGCGCGAGTTCCTGCTGCGCCAGCAGCTGAACGCCATCCGCAAGGAGCTGGGCGAGGACGAGCCCGAGGGGGCCGACGACTACCGCGGCCGCGTCGAGGCCGCCGACCTGCCCGACGACGTCCGCAAGGCCGCGCTGCGCGAGGTGGGCAAGCTCGAGCGGGCCAGCGACCAGAGCCCCGAGTCGGGCTGGATCCGCACCTGGCTGGACACCGTCCTCGACCTGCCGTGGGCGGTCAAGACGACCGACTCGACCGACATCGGTGCGGCCCGCGAGGTGCTCGACGCCGACCACCACGGGCTCGAGGACGTCAAGGACCGGATCGTGGAGTACCTCGCCGTGCGCGCCCGTCGCGCCGAGCGCGGGCTCGAGCTCGTGGGCGGGCGTGGTTCCGGTGCCGTGATGGTGCTGGCCGGTCCTCCCGGGGTGGGCAAGACCTCCCTCGGTGAGTCCGTCGCCCGCTCGCTGGGCCGCAAGTTCGTCCGCGTCGCCCTGGGTGGCGTCCGCGACGAGGCCGAGATCCGCGGGCACCGGCGTACGTACGTCGGCGCGCTGCCCGGCCGCATCGTCCGCGCGATCAGCGAGGCCGGCTCGATGAACCCGGTCGTGCTGCTCGACGAGATCGACAAGGTCGGCTCGGACTACCGCGGCGACCCCTCGGCCGCCCTGCTCGAGGTGCTGGACCCGGCGCAGAACCACACGTTCCGCGACCACTACCTCGAGGTCGACCTCGACCTGTCCGACGTGCTGTTCCTGGCCACGGCGAACGTGATCGAGAACATCCCGCAGCCCCTGCTGGACCGCATGGAGCTCGTCACCCTCGACGGCTACACCGGGGAGGACAAGGTCGCCATCGCCCGCGACTTCCTGCTGCCCCGGCAGCTGGAGCGGGCCGCGCTGACCACCGACGAGGTGCAGGTCGACGACGAGGCGCTCCGCGAGATCGCGGCCGACTACACGCACGAGCCCGGCGTACGCCAGCTCGAGCGGCTGCTGGCCAAGGCGATGCGCAAGGCGACCACCCGCCTGGCCAAGCCGGGCGAGCAGGCGAAGGAGGGCCCGTTGACGATCACCAAGTCCAACCTGCGTGAGTTCCTCGGTCGTCCGCGCTTCACCCCCGAGGCGCACGAGCGGACCTCGGTCCCCGGCGTGGCCACGGGCCTGGCCGTGACCGGCCTGGGCGGCGACACCCTGTTCATCGAGGCCAGCGTCCTGCCGGCGTCGGAGGGCTCGGCGAAGGGCGGCGGCGGGCTCACGCTCACCGGCCAGCTCGGCGACGTGATGAAGGAGTCGGCGCACATCGCCCTCTCCTACGTCCGGGCCCACGCCGAGCAGCTCGGGATCACCGACCCGTCCGTGCTCGACCGGCCGATCCACGTGCACGTCCCCGCCGGGGCCGTCCCCAAGGACGGTCCGTCCGCGGGCGTCACGATGGTGACCGCGCTGACCTCGATGGCGACCGGGCGACCGGTGCGCGGCGAGGTGGGCATGACCGGCGAGGTCACGCTCAACGGGCGGGTCCTGCCCATCGGCGGGCTGAAGCAGAAGCTGCTCGCCGCCCAGCGGGCGGGCCTCACGACGGTGTTCGTCCCGCAGCGGAACGCGCCCGACCTCGACGAGGTCCCGACCGAGGTCACCGACGCGGTCGAGGTGGTCCTGACCACCGACGTGGCGACGCTGGTGGCCGCTGCGCTCGAGCCCGCCGTGGCGGCGGCGACGGCCGTCGCCGCCTGA
- the uvrB gene encoding excinuclease ABC subunit UvrB, with translation MRPITDLQRTVAPFKMEAGFQPSGDQPTAIEDLERRIRAGEQDVVLLGATGTGKTATVGWLTERVQRPVLVMQPNKTLAAQFANELRQFFPHNAVEYFVSYYDYYQPEAYIPQSDTYIEKDSSLNEEVERLRHSATNSLLTRRDVIVVATVSAIYGLGTPQEYVDRMVRLKVGEDVDRDALLRRLVSIQYARNDLAGTRGTFRVRGDTLEVFPMYEELAVRVEFFGDEIERLSTLHPVTGEVVTEDQEIYVFPASHYIAGPERMERSIRDIETELGERLGQLDAQHKLLESQRLRMRTSYDIEMMRQIGSCSGIENYSRHMDGRGPGTPPNTLLDYFPEDFLLVVDESHVTIPQIGGMYEGDMSRKRTLVDHGFRLPSAMDNRPLRFEEFAERIGQTVYLSATPGDYELAKGDGYVEQIIRPTGLVDPQVVVKPTSGQIDDLIAEIRIRAERGERVLVTTLTKKMSEDLTDYLLENKVRTRYLHSEVDTLQRIALLRELRMGEYDVLVGINLLREGLDLPEVSLVSILDADKEGFLRSAKSLIQTIGRAARNVSGEVHMYADSITDSMAAAIDETNRRRDIQVAYNLEHGIDPQPLQKKIADITEMLAREDADTDSLLSGSGAGRQRGKGKSPVPSLGMESAAQARKLAGLPAGELADLVQQLTEQMHVAAADLQFEAAARIRDEVSELKKELRQMVEANR, from the coding sequence ATGCGTCCGATCACCGACCTCCAGCGCACGGTAGCGCCGTTCAAGATGGAGGCGGGCTTCCAGCCCTCGGGCGACCAGCCGACCGCCATCGAGGACCTCGAGCGACGGATCCGGGCCGGTGAGCAGGACGTGGTGCTGCTCGGCGCGACCGGCACCGGCAAGACGGCGACGGTGGGCTGGCTGACCGAGCGCGTGCAGCGTCCCGTGCTCGTCATGCAGCCCAACAAGACGCTCGCCGCGCAGTTCGCCAACGAGCTGCGCCAGTTCTTCCCGCACAACGCCGTCGAGTACTTCGTCTCGTACTACGACTACTACCAGCCCGAGGCGTACATCCCCCAGAGCGACACCTACATCGAGAAGGACTCCTCGCTCAACGAAGAGGTCGAGCGGCTGCGGCACTCGGCGACCAACTCGCTGCTCACGCGGCGCGACGTCATCGTCGTCGCGACGGTGTCGGCGATCTACGGCCTGGGCACCCCGCAGGAGTACGTCGACCGGATGGTCCGCCTGAAGGTCGGGGAGGACGTCGACCGCGACGCCCTGCTGCGCCGTCTCGTGAGCATCCAGTACGCGCGCAACGACCTCGCGGGCACGCGCGGCACGTTCCGGGTGCGCGGCGACACCCTCGAGGTGTTCCCGATGTACGAGGAGCTGGCGGTCCGGGTCGAGTTCTTCGGCGACGAGATCGAGCGGCTCTCGACGCTGCACCCCGTGACGGGCGAGGTGGTGACCGAGGACCAGGAGATCTACGTCTTCCCGGCCAGCCACTACATCGCCGGTCCGGAGCGGATGGAGCGGTCCATCCGGGACATCGAGACCGAGCTGGGGGAACGGCTCGGCCAGCTGGACGCCCAGCACAAGCTGCTCGAGTCCCAGCGCCTGCGGATGCGCACCAGCTACGACATCGAGATGATGCGTCAGATCGGCAGCTGCTCGGGCATCGAGAACTACTCCCGCCACATGGACGGCCGCGGGCCGGGCACGCCGCCCAACACGCTGCTCGACTACTTCCCCGAGGACTTCCTCCTCGTCGTCGACGAGTCCCACGTGACCATCCCGCAGATCGGGGGGATGTACGAGGGAGACATGTCCCGCAAGCGGACCCTGGTGGACCACGGCTTCCGGCTGCCGAGCGCGATGGACAACCGGCCGCTGCGCTTCGAGGAGTTCGCCGAGCGGATCGGGCAGACCGTCTACCTGTCCGCGACGCCGGGGGACTACGAGCTGGCCAAGGGCGACGGCTACGTCGAGCAGATCATCCGCCCGACCGGGCTGGTCGACCCGCAGGTGGTGGTCAAGCCGACGTCGGGCCAGATCGACGACCTGATCGCCGAGATCCGGATCCGGGCCGAGCGGGGCGAGCGCGTCCTGGTGACGACCCTGACGAAGAAGATGTCCGAGGACCTGACGGACTACCTGCTGGAGAACAAGGTGCGGACGCGCTACCTGCACTCCGAGGTCGACACGCTCCAGCGCATCGCCCTGCTGCGCGAGCTGCGGATGGGGGAGTACGACGTCCTGGTCGGCATCAACCTGCTGCGCGAGGGCCTCGACCTGCCGGAGGTGTCGCTGGTCTCGATCCTCGACGCGGACAAGGAGGGGTTCCTCCGGAGCGCGAAGAGCCTGATCCAGACCATCGGCCGCGCCGCGCGCAACGTGTCGGGCGAGGTGCACATGTACGCCGACTCGATCACCGACTCGATGGCCGCCGCGATCGACGAGACCAACCGCCGCCGCGACATCCAGGTCGCGTACAACCTCGAGCACGGCATCGACCCGCAGCCGCTGCAGAAGAAGATCGCCGACATCACCGAGATGCTCGCCCGTGAGGACGCGGACACCGACTCGCTGCTCTCCGGGTCCGGCGCCGGCCGGCAGCGGGGCAAGGGCAAGTCGCCGGTGCCGAGCCTGGGGATGGAGTCCGCGGCGCAGGCGCGCAAGCTCGCCGGGCTGCCGGCGGGCGAGCTGGCCGACCTCGTGCAGCAGCTCACCGAGCAGATGCACGTGGCCGCGGCCGACCTGCAGTTCGAGGCCGCCGCCCGGATCCGCGACGAGGTGTCCGAGCTCAAGAAGGAGCTCCGGCAGATGGTGGAGGCCAACCGGTAG